The following proteins are co-located in the Streptomyces bottropensis ATCC 25435 genome:
- a CDS encoding ATP-binding protein encodes MTETAPDVADPIPDTAPWLSPAATTYTLSCPSLDTSPHIARDFVATVLRALGLDTLVDAAALCTSELVTNACVHAKGGGSVLRLTVESWRVRVIVYDGDENPPVMRELTQGGWEEGGRGLYLVDALTDGHWGTSATVPQGDGLVRPDGKAVWFDLAAPGGSVLG; translated from the coding sequence ATGACCGAAACCGCCCCTGATGTCGCCGATCCGATCCCGGACACCGCCCCCTGGCTCTCGCCCGCGGCGACGACCTACACCCTCTCCTGTCCCTCCCTCGACACCTCGCCCCACATCGCCCGCGACTTCGTCGCCACCGTCCTGCGCGCCCTCGGCCTCGACACCCTCGTCGACGCCGCCGCCCTGTGCACGTCCGAGCTGGTCACGAACGCCTGTGTGCACGCCAAGGGCGGAGGGTCGGTGCTCCGGCTGACGGTCGAGTCCTGGCGCGTCCGGGTCATCGTCTACGACGGCGACGAGAACCCGCCCGTCATGCGGGAGTTGACCCAGGGCGGCTGGGAGGAGGGCGGCCGCGGTCTCTACCTGGTCGACGCCCTCACGGACGGCCACTGGGGAACGTCCGCCACCGTCCCCCAGGGCGACGGCCTCGTCCGACCCGACGGCAAGGCGGTGTGGTTCGACCTGGCGGCGCCGGGCGGGTCCGTGCTGGGGTGA
- a CDS encoding phosphotransferase enzyme family protein — protein sequence MRSRAGFIADVYGLGGGAWDMVPVARGALGQVWRLSGGGGGSWAVKELLFGCDGEQVGREAALRDAAEELGISAPRLFADRDGAYASRLPDSMGGAYVKVYDWVDGSEADPADPEVLAWCGRTLAVLHRAGEGTKETPDGWYERCPGEGDWAALCEAVGRAGVPWAHALERFVAGPARELAAYVTPCEGGDVVTSHLDMRPQNVLVGRSGPVLLDWDNAGPVSAERELARAVHVWAGGDDFRADAARRLVRGYREAGGRAVVRGTESFSMLFATELNYVRVQAACAVDPEVTEAQRAFASEQVARLLGRLPDPAAVSRLVRALAPEW from the coding sequence ATGCGAAGCAGAGCGGGATTCATCGCGGACGTGTATGGCCTCGGCGGCGGGGCGTGGGACATGGTGCCTGTCGCCCGGGGGGCGTTGGGGCAGGTCTGGAGGCTGTCCGGTGGTGGCGGGGGATCGTGGGCGGTGAAGGAGTTGCTGTTCGGGTGTGACGGGGAGCAGGTGGGGCGGGAGGCGGCCTTACGGGACGCGGCCGAGGAGTTGGGGATCTCCGCACCCCGGCTCTTCGCGGACCGGGACGGGGCGTATGCGTCCCGGCTGCCCGACTCGATGGGCGGGGCGTACGTGAAGGTGTACGACTGGGTCGACGGGAGCGAGGCGGACCCGGCCGATCCGGAGGTACTGGCGTGGTGCGGGCGGACGCTCGCTGTGTTGCACCGGGCCGGGGAGGGGACGAAGGAGACGCCCGACGGGTGGTACGAGCGGTGTCCCGGGGAGGGCGACTGGGCCGCGTTGTGCGAGGCGGTCGGGCGGGCCGGGGTGCCCTGGGCACACGCGCTGGAGCGGTTCGTCGCCGGCCCGGCGAGGGAGCTGGCGGCGTACGTCACCCCCTGCGAAGGCGGTGACGTGGTGACCTCGCATCTCGACATGCGGCCGCAGAACGTGCTGGTGGGGCGGTCCGGACCGGTCCTCCTCGACTGGGACAACGCCGGGCCCGTGTCGGCGGAGCGCGAACTCGCCCGCGCCGTCCATGTGTGGGCCGGCGGTGACGACTTCCGCGCCGATGCCGCCCGGCGGCTGGTGCGGGGCTACCGGGAGGCGGGGGGCCGTGCGGTCGTGCGGGGGACGGAGTCGTTCTCCATGCTCTTCGCGACGGAGCTGAACTACGTCCGCGTGCAGGCCGCGTGCGCGGTCGATCCGGAGGTGACCGAGGCGCAGCGGGCGTTCGCGAGCGAGCAGGTCGCGCGGCTGCTGGGGAGGCTGCCCGACCCGGCTGCCGTCTCCCGGCTGGTGCGGGCGCTGGCTCCCGAGTGGTGA
- a CDS encoding TOBE domain-containing protein, whose protein sequence is MQSYTIGQAARLLGISPDTARRWADAGRVATRRDENGRRLIDGRDLAAFSVELASDTADEADAPYTSARNAFPGIVTAVKLGDVAAQVEIQAGPHRLVSLLTREAVEELGLEVGMEATARVKSTNVHIDRT, encoded by the coding sequence ATGCAGTCCTACACGATCGGTCAGGCCGCGCGGCTGCTGGGGATCAGCCCCGACACCGCGCGGCGATGGGCGGACGCGGGCCGGGTGGCGACCCGCCGCGACGAGAACGGCCGCCGGCTCATCGACGGCAGGGACCTCGCCGCCTTCTCCGTGGAACTGGCCTCGGACACCGCCGACGAGGCCGACGCCCCCTACACGTCGGCCCGCAACGCCTTCCCCGGCATCGTCACCGCCGTGAAACTCGGTGACGTGGCGGCACAGGTGGAGATCCAGGCGGGCCCGCACCGCCTGGTCTCCCTGCTCACCCGGGAGGCCGTGGAGGAGCTGGGCCTGGAGGTCGGCATGGAGGCCACGGCCCGTGTGAAGTCGACGAACGTGCACATCGACCGCACCTGA
- a CDS encoding pyridoxal phosphate-dependent aminotransferase — translation MSDVNDASGISDMSGTGGLGGSGGVRVSRRARGVAPFYAMEFAKQAAALSAQGHDVVKLSLGEPDFGAPPAVVAAMRDVMDGRPMTYTAALGLPALREAVAGFYGAQHGVEVDPGRIVVTAGASAALVLATAALVDPGDEVLIGDPSYPCNRQIVESFGAEVTLVPTTAASRFQLDAAAVRAHWTDRTRGVMVATPSNPTGTSVPADELAALCDLARERDAWRLVDEIYLDLGDHDERGRPPRSALSFDPGAVVINSFSKYFGMTGWRLGWCVVPETLVPALERLAQNYFLCASAPAQHAALACFTPESLAVCEARRVEFGARRALVLDGLARIGLPVPVPPDGAFYVYFDVSGTGLTSWEFCERALREAHVALTPGRDFGTHTADTHVRLSYAASADELREGIARLGKFLTTLR, via the coding sequence ATGAGCGATGTGAACGACGCGAGCGGCATCAGTGACATGAGCGGTACGGGGGGCCTGGGAGGCAGCGGCGGGGTGCGGGTCTCGCGGCGGGCCCGCGGCGTCGCCCCCTTCTATGCCATGGAGTTCGCCAAGCAGGCCGCCGCGCTGTCCGCGCAGGGCCATGACGTCGTCAAACTCAGTCTCGGGGAACCGGACTTCGGTGCTCCTCCGGCCGTCGTGGCGGCGATGCGGGATGTCATGGACGGCCGGCCGATGACGTACACCGCGGCGCTCGGACTGCCCGCCCTGCGGGAGGCCGTCGCGGGGTTCTACGGCGCTCAGCACGGCGTCGAGGTCGACCCGGGCCGGATCGTCGTCACGGCGGGCGCCTCGGCCGCGCTCGTGCTGGCCACCGCCGCCCTCGTGGACCCCGGTGACGAGGTGCTCATCGGCGACCCCTCCTACCCCTGCAACCGGCAGATCGTCGAGAGCTTCGGCGCCGAGGTCACCCTCGTGCCCACCACCGCCGCGAGCCGGTTCCAGCTGGACGCGGCGGCGGTGCGGGCGCACTGGACGGACCGTACGCGCGGGGTCATGGTCGCCACCCCCTCCAACCCCACCGGCACCTCCGTCCCCGCCGACGAGCTGGCCGCGCTCTGCGACCTGGCGCGTGAGCGCGACGCCTGGCGACTCGTCGACGAGATCTACCTCGACCTCGGCGACCACGACGAGCGGGGCCGCCCGCCGCGCAGCGCGCTGTCGTTCGACCCCGGGGCCGTCGTGATCAACAGCTTCTCGAAGTACTTCGGCATGACCGGCTGGCGGCTCGGCTGGTGCGTCGTCCCCGAGACCCTCGTACCGGCCCTGGAACGCCTCGCGCAGAACTACTTCCTCTGTGCCTCGGCCCCCGCCCAGCACGCCGCACTCGCCTGCTTCACCCCCGAGTCGCTGGCGGTCTGCGAGGCCCGCCGGGTGGAGTTCGGCGCGCGGCGCGCGCTCGTCCTGGACGGGCTGGCACGGATCGGGCTGCCGGTCCCGGTGCCGCCCGACGGGGCGTTCTACGTCTACTTCGACGTCAGCGGGACCGGCCTCACGTCCTGGGAGTTCTGCGAACGCGCGCTGCGGGAGGCGCACGTCGCACTGACGCCCGGCCGGGACTTCGGCACGCACACCGCCGACACCCACGTCCGCCTCTCCTACGCGGCCTCGGCGGACGAACTGCGCGAGGGCATCGCCCGGCTGGGGAAGTTCCTGACGACGCTGCGGTGA
- the bla gene encoding class A beta-lactamase, which translates to MDSKGSGLRRRTVLGLGGLSGLGAVGALGTLGAGPAHASAPGGTGLAGRLGELEREYSARLGVFAHDTATGRTVAYRADERFPLCSVFKTLAAGAVLRDLDRDGEYLARRIRYTEEYVKAAGYCPVTGTAENVSAGMTVGELCAATVSHSDNGAGNLLLRELGGPTAITRFCRSLGDRTTRLDRWEPELNTAEPWRTTDTTTPRAIGGTYARLLLGRALPDADRDLLTGWLVANSTNVERFRAGLPADWTLADKTGGGSAYGVANDVGVVRPPGRPPLVLSVLSTKYDPEGPTDNPLVARAAGLVAGALTA; encoded by the coding sequence TTGGACAGCAAGGGATCAGGCCTCCGCCGTCGCACGGTGCTCGGTCTGGGCGGTTTGAGCGGCCTGGGCGCCGTGGGTGCGCTCGGCACGCTCGGTGCCGGGCCGGCGCACGCCTCGGCGCCGGGCGGTACGGGGCTCGCGGGCCGACTGGGCGAGCTGGAGCGGGAGTACTCCGCGCGGCTGGGGGTCTTCGCCCACGACACGGCCACCGGGCGCACGGTGGCGTACCGGGCGGACGAGCGGTTCCCCCTCTGCTCGGTGTTCAAGACGCTCGCGGCGGGGGCCGTGTTACGGGACCTCGACCGCGACGGCGAGTACCTCGCCCGGCGGATCCGTTACACCGAGGAGTACGTCAAGGCGGCCGGCTACTGCCCCGTCACGGGCACGGCCGAGAACGTCTCGGCCGGAATGACCGTCGGGGAGCTGTGCGCCGCGACCGTCTCGCACAGCGACAACGGGGCCGGGAACCTGCTGCTGCGCGAGCTGGGCGGGCCCACCGCGATCACCCGTTTCTGCCGCTCGCTGGGCGACCGGACGACCCGCCTCGACCGCTGGGAACCCGAGCTGAACACGGCGGAACCGTGGCGGACGACCGACACCACCACCCCGCGGGCGATCGGCGGGACCTACGCGCGGCTCCTCCTCGGCCGGGCCCTGCCGGACGCGGACCGGGACCTGCTGACCGGCTGGCTGGTCGCCAACTCGACGAACGTCGAGCGGTTCCGGGCCGGTCTGCCCGCCGACTGGACGCTCGCGGACAAAACCGGCGGCGGATCGGCGTACGGGGTCGCCAACGACGTCGGCGTCGTCCGGCCGCCCGGCCGCCCGCCCCTCGTCCTGTCCGTGCTGTCGACCAAGTACGACCCCGAGGGCCCCACGGACAACCCGCTGGTGGCCAGGGCGGCGGGGCTGGTCGCGGGAGCGCTCACGGCGTAA
- a CDS encoding Lrp/AsnC family transcriptional regulator: MTRPLLDELDRRLIGALHLAPRATWDDIGGILSADAGTLKRRYDRLHEARMVRVIGQADWGMHSSAMPVHVFLDITGETPLAVLDRLRALPHLQLLAQISGDYPLYAVVHAPSEAATSEAIDRMFSVPGVRRVNALPALSTLRRGITWDPQFLGDAERAELLKLAGGRSEGTATATASPPAKPLSEAERIVVAQLIQDGRASSASIGRGAGLATSTAHRVVRRILDERWVRPRLEIVSEWLGFQTPFILRLRVAPGETPDVMRRLDRLPQTRLVAHVASDMSILASGLVTDRSALAAFIDHELAEIPGILTARVDVMLAEPRRYWLDRDLATGLGTFHAPALL; the protein is encoded by the coding sequence ATGACCCGCCCTCTCCTCGACGAGCTCGACCGGCGCCTCATCGGGGCCCTGCACCTGGCGCCCCGGGCGACCTGGGACGACATCGGCGGGATCCTGTCCGCCGACGCCGGCACCCTCAAACGCCGCTACGACCGGCTGCACGAGGCCCGCATGGTCCGTGTCATCGGGCAGGCCGACTGGGGCATGCACTCCTCGGCGATGCCCGTCCACGTCTTCCTGGACATCACCGGCGAGACCCCGCTGGCCGTCCTCGACCGGCTCCGGGCCCTGCCCCACCTCCAGCTGCTGGCCCAGATCTCCGGCGACTACCCGCTCTACGCCGTCGTGCACGCCCCCTCCGAGGCGGCCACGAGCGAGGCGATCGACCGGATGTTCTCCGTGCCCGGCGTGCGCCGCGTCAACGCGCTGCCCGCCCTCAGCACCCTGCGCCGGGGCATCACCTGGGACCCGCAGTTCCTGGGCGACGCCGAACGGGCCGAGCTGCTGAAGCTCGCCGGGGGCCGCTCCGAGGGCACCGCGACCGCGACCGCGTCGCCTCCCGCCAAGCCCCTCAGCGAGGCCGAACGCATCGTCGTCGCCCAGCTGATCCAGGACGGCCGGGCCTCCTCCGCGAGCATCGGACGCGGCGCGGGGCTGGCCACCTCCACCGCGCACCGCGTCGTCCGCCGGATCCTGGACGAACGCTGGGTGCGGCCCCGGCTGGAGATCGTGTCGGAGTGGCTCGGCTTCCAGACGCCGTTCATCCTCCGGCTGCGGGTCGCCCCCGGCGAGACCCCCGACGTCATGCGCCGCCTCGACCGGCTCCCGCAGACCCGCCTCGTCGCGCACGTCGCCAGTGACATGTCGATCCTCGCCTCGGGCCTGGTCACCGACCGCTCCGCCCTGGCCGCGTTCATCGACCACGAGCTCGCCGAGATCCCCGGCATCCTCACGGCCCGCGTCGACGTGATGCTCGCCGAGCCGCGCCGGTACTGGCTCGACCGCGACCTCGCCACGGGTCTGGGCACCTTCCACGCGCCCGCCCTGTTGTGA